The genomic stretch gtggtctggtggcgagagcacaggactggaagtcaggagacttggggtgaccttggccaagtcactccaaccgggcctccctttcctcacctgtcaaatgaggatgaaatccctgttctccctccccattaggcggtgagccccaaccgggacagggaccgatgtgattgtactgtatccaccccagcgcttggcacagagtaaagggtcccacaaataccacaaccgaTTCTgatactctgctcctcccacagAGTCTCCTATAAGATCTGGGGAAAGTGACAGGCCTAGAGCTGGTGGGGGCTTCGCTGCACCGCGTCTGGAGGCTCCTGAACACCCTGCTCTGCCAGGTTGGAACCCCCAAGGCTCTGAGTATCCCATCTCCCAGGACTCTCCCCACCCAATCTGTGTCTTCCCCATCCCTGGGACTGCCCCCGGgcacgcgctctctctctctccccgcatctctccctctgtctctacgTGTGGTTCAGTACCTCTCCCGTAGCGAGGGTCCCtgacccgccctccctcccccagcaagcTCACGGACCGGGGGTGAGTAGAGCCGCAGCCCCGTGGGGAAGGGCGGGGCCCTGGGGGGGAGAGACCGAGGCCCATCTCCCGCCGCCTCGCCCCACACAGGGATCCTGCTGGACGCCATCCTGGCCAACTTTTCCCGAGTCCAGCGGCAGGGGCTGCCCCTGAGGATGGTGATGTACTCAGCCGTGAGTGCCCAGGGTAGGGGTGGGAAAAGGGTTAGccagcgggggcggggagggcatctCTAGAGAGCCCCTCTCCCCCGCACCTCGGTTCTCTTCCCAGCACGACAGCACCCTGCTAGCTCTGCGGGGGGCCCTGGGGCTGTACGACGGGCACCATCCGCCCTACGCCGCCTGCCTCGGCTTCGAGTTCAGACGACATGGGGAGGAAGATCAGGGGTGAGGACGGCGGAGGGCAGACTccggtggcggggggtggggatgagtcCCGGGAAGGGGCCCCGCCAAGTTCTCACCTCACCCTGCGACCCCCCTCTCCAGGAACGTGACCGTCTCCCTCTTTTAGCGGAACGACACCGCCGGGCCGCCGCTCACCCTCGCCTTGCCCGactgccccggcccctgccccctgaGCCGCTTCCTTGAGCTGACGGCCCCCGCTCGGCCTCCCCGAGACGGCTCCCCTTGCCGGCGCCCAGGCCGCGCAGGTCAGGTCTCCCCGAACCCCCCGCCCCTCGGCGATTCGCCTCGGCTGGGGACTGCCGGGTGGGAGGGAGACCTGATGGGATGCAGCGGAGGAGTCTCGCGTGCTAACtcccacccttctttcctcttctccgccgcccccgccacAGACGCCGTGGTGTCCGGGCTGGCCGTGGCTGTCGGGGTCCTGACCGCGCTGAGCCTGGGGCCGACGGGGGtcctgctgtggggatggggctgCCGCCGGACGGGCGGTGGACCCGTCTGAGCCCCAGGgtaccgccctccccgcccccccggcgcccGTCGGACAGAGTCGATCCCCGACGCGCCGCGGGGCACCAATAAACGAGGGACGAGAAGGTGCCTGTTGTCTGATTTCTCCCTGTTCCGGGTAGGGAGAAGCCTTCTGCCCCAGACCACGTGGCTCACACTTTTCAACTCCAGGCCATAAGAGATCTCTCAAAAGGACCACTTATGTTTAttaagggcggggaggaggaagacctAAGGGAGCGGAGAGGAGCCTT from Ornithorhynchus anatinus isolate Pmale09 chromosome 10, mOrnAna1.pri.v4, whole genome shotgun sequence encodes the following:
- the ACP4 gene encoding LOW QUALITY PROTEIN: testicular acid phosphatase (The sequence of the model RefSeq protein was modified relative to this genomic sequence to represent the inferred CDS: inserted 1 base in 1 codon; substituted 1 base at 1 genomic stop codon), which encodes MRPRLRSGQRPRHPPNPGPPMFLPPLLLLLPRVSVQTPTADPGTLAFVTSVYRHGDRAPPGSHPRDHHADAVWPRGLQQLTRHGLRQQYELGRFLRARYKXFLSEEYRREELYVRGTDYDRTLLSAQANLAGLYPPRPAKRWSPDGDWQPVPIHTVPPSQDKLLKFPLRDCPRYQELLDQSTVGEDYQAALEGQRVRRARGLGGWDLGKVTGLELVGASLHRVWRLLNTLLCQVGTPKALSIPSPRTLPTQSVSSPSLGLPPGTRSLSLPASLPLSLRVVQYLSRSEGILLDAILANFSRVQRQGLPLRMVMYSAHDSTLLALRGALGLYDGHHPPYAACLGFEFRRHGEEDQGNVTVSLFXRNDTAGPPLTLALPDCPGPCPLSRFLELTAPARPPRDGSPCRRPGRADAVVSGLAVAVGVLTALSLGPTGVLLWGWGCRRTGGGPV